A genomic window from Acinetobacter lwoffii includes:
- the cxpE gene encoding chloramphenicol efflux transporter CxpE, translating into MVDRTLRRILILAGIALILWVLYLLKPVVVPFVAAFLIAYLFSPLVNVLHRIGLARWLSISIVFIGIGIVVTLVMWYLVPLVWQQLMYARDSIPAGIHWINYTFLPWLSDSFNLVPMEIDTDQISSVVMDYVQTNYSADSIQAMLLKLAQSGLNFIQIGGTIVLIPIIAFYFLLDWDRMLDSLRRLIPRPYEKTTLTIVSECHSVLGAFVKGQFLVMVLLGVVYAVGLQLIGLEIGLIIGMIAGLCSIIPYLGFAVGIIAAVIATFFQFGIDWWQLVLVGIVFMVGQAVEGYILQPFLLGDKIGLSPVAVVFAVLAGAQLAGFLGMLIALPVAAVIVVLLRHIREYYEHTPFYGDRAVIIQDASTGSINIETADLDVDIEMKKPQKKPLQAEENSSKIHDPHRKDS; encoded by the coding sequence ATGGTCGATCGTACTTTACGGCGCATTCTTATACTTGCTGGTATAGCATTGATACTTTGGGTTTTATATCTGCTTAAACCAGTTGTAGTTCCTTTTGTTGCAGCTTTTCTAATTGCTTATTTATTTAGCCCCTTGGTTAATGTTTTGCACCGCATTGGGCTGGCTCGATGGCTCTCGATCAGTATCGTATTTATCGGGATTGGGATCGTGGTTACATTGGTGATGTGGTATCTGGTGCCACTAGTCTGGCAGCAGCTGATGTATGCGCGTGATAGCATTCCGGCCGGGATTCACTGGATCAATTACACGTTCCTACCTTGGCTTTCCGATAGCTTTAATCTGGTTCCGATGGAGATCGATACTGACCAGATTTCCTCAGTAGTAATGGACTATGTCCAGACCAATTATAGTGCTGACAGTATTCAGGCAATGCTGCTGAAACTGGCACAATCTGGTCTGAACTTTATCCAGATTGGTGGCACGATTGTCCTGATTCCGATTATTGCCTTTTATTTCTTGCTGGATTGGGATCGTATGTTAGACAGCTTACGCCGTCTAATTCCCCGTCCTTATGAAAAAACAACCTTAACTATTGTGAGTGAATGTCATAGTGTGTTAGGTGCCTTTGTCAAAGGTCAGTTCCTAGTCATGGTTCTGCTGGGCGTAGTCTATGCAGTGGGACTGCAACTGATTGGCCTAGAGATTGGCTTGATCATCGGGATGATTGCCGGATTGTGCAGTATCATTCCGTATCTTGGTTTTGCGGTTGGAATTATTGCCGCAGTCATTGCAACCTTTTTCCAATTTGGAATCGACTGGTGGCAACTGGTATTGGTCGGGATTGTCTTTATGGTCGGGCAGGCCGTCGAAGGCTATATTCTGCAACCGTTCTTGCTAGGTGATAAAATCGGTCTTTCTCCTGTAGCTGTAGTGTTTGCAGTTCTGGCAGGTGCACAACTGGCCGGTTTCTTGGGCATGCTGATTGCCTTACCGGTGGCAGCCGTGATTGTGGTACTGCTGCGGCATATCCGTGAGTATTATGAACATACGCCATTTTATGGTGATCGGGCTGTTATCATACAAGATGCATCTACCGGTTCAATCAATATTGAAACAGCAGACTTAGATGTTGATATTGAAATGAAAAAGCCACAGAAAAAACCGCTGCAAGCAGAGGAGAACTCAAGTAAAATTCACGATCCACATCGTAAAGACTCATAA
- the hda gene encoding DnaA regulatory inactivator Hda, whose protein sequence is MRQLQLDIEPQLDARISDFSGPGWGHVIDAVRQLHAGLINQFYVYGGAGTGKSHLLSAICDSYLEVGKSAIQVSLLELLDAPTEAITSLDRFDLVALDDIEAISGVPHWQRAVFHLINYNNEGGGQLVFSSRFAPIELKLELPDLQSRLTQAVSTRVPSGSLYADRYALVSSVLDRRGIHLDPQIFDYLLSHGPHQTSVLLQRLEQIIQLLKGEKLKVSNANLRQIYALIDEYR, encoded by the coding sequence ATGCGTCAATTGCAGTTAGATATAGAACCTCAGCTCGATGCCCGAATCAGTGATTTTTCAGGGCCGGGTTGGGGGCATGTCATTGATGCTGTCCGTCAATTACATGCAGGCCTCATCAACCAATTTTATGTCTATGGGGGAGCCGGTACAGGTAAAAGTCATTTGTTGTCTGCCATCTGTGACTCTTATCTGGAAGTAGGTAAATCTGCAATTCAGGTATCTTTGCTTGAGCTTTTAGATGCACCGACTGAGGCGATTACTTCTCTAGATCGTTTTGATCTGGTAGCACTTGATGATATCGAAGCGATTAGTGGCGTACCCCATTGGCAACGCGCAGTATTTCACTTGATTAATTATAATAATGAAGGTGGTGGGCAGTTGGTGTTTTCGTCACGTTTTGCACCTATCGAACTCAAACTCGAATTGCCAGATTTACAATCCCGTCTCACGCAGGCGGTCAGTACCCGTGTTCCGAGTGGCAGTTTGTATGCTGATCGCTATGCGCTGGTTTCCTCGGTACTCGATCGTCGTGGGATCCATTTAGACCCTCAAATCTTTGACTATTTACTAAGCCATGGGCCACATCAAACTTCAGTGCTGCTTCAAAGATTAGAGCAGATTATTCAATTGCTTAAAGGGGAAAAATTGAAAGTCAGCAATGCTAATCTGCGGCAGATATATGCCTTGATTGACGAATATCGGTAA
- the rbtA gene encoding rhombotarget A, protein MLKKSIGIALLCIAGQSYSADIIVTTTEDIEKDDKECSLREAVEYVNRGLAKSGFMGCGGENSSSTIILKEKNTYVLNQHIAIKKSLTIRAVAESDGEFSTDEKALGLHNAHIQMKGTDNLFRINSTDTLVQLNLKELDLEGCGKTSCAEQGGLIYNKGQLILEYNRLFNAAANLGGAIYNAGKFGQNLTSRAQIKNSLIENNKAQRGGILYSELPAFLIYQSVLKNNQTLDNSATNIYSAGQFADSSKDQGISGEILSSTILKNKGVLINVLDGMGLNNLTIVDNENTALRIHAPYGRAYVANSIILRNGTQDCQIITGDKSVSQNNLLTASCGVGDSVAPNQFWSGTRLFAESSDKSEGACQTLEENNNAILCPYSVPKGQFLGYMRPRILLNYILVNESPIVNRGTGLNLANPTVACEAADQRGINRLMDNLFCDRGAVEITIPISGSLVGQDLLKGEIAKFSIESYLGDSDLIPKEQCNAIVGQNPTGEPWQDGCLKVVQTKTASKGKTIIDIHGNVVYTPDSTWHGADIFELQVVTSSTRFNKSKPYLTITTQIVQEPKNEMEDKAVKTSGGSWGGGGLLILLGLIGLRRGLKD, encoded by the coding sequence ATGCTCAAGAAGAGCATAGGCATAGCTTTGCTATGTATAGCGGGGCAGTCGTATAGTGCAGATATTATTGTAACCACTACAGAAGATATTGAAAAAGATGACAAGGAATGTTCACTTCGAGAAGCTGTTGAGTATGTTAACCGTGGCTTAGCTAAATCAGGTTTTATGGGGTGTGGTGGGGAGAACTCATCCAGTACCATTATTTTAAAAGAAAAAAATACTTATGTGTTGAACCAGCATATCGCGATTAAAAAATCTCTTACCATCCGTGCGGTCGCAGAAAGTGATGGCGAATTCAGTACGGATGAAAAAGCATTAGGCTTGCATAATGCTCATATTCAAATGAAAGGTACTGATAACCTTTTCCGGATTAACAGTACAGATACATTGGTTCAGTTAAATTTGAAAGAACTGGATCTTGAAGGCTGTGGTAAAACCAGTTGTGCTGAACAAGGTGGCCTAATTTATAATAAAGGTCAGCTAATTCTAGAATATAACCGTCTATTTAATGCTGCTGCCAACTTGGGTGGGGCAATTTATAATGCTGGCAAGTTTGGTCAGAACTTAACAAGCCGTGCACAAATTAAAAATAGTCTGATCGAAAATAATAAAGCCCAACGAGGCGGGATCCTGTATAGCGAGCTACCTGCTTTCCTCATTTATCAAAGTGTACTTAAAAATAATCAGACACTGGATAATTCCGCGACCAATATTTATAGCGCGGGACAGTTTGCTGACTCCAGTAAAGATCAAGGTATTAGTGGGGAGATATTAAGTAGTACGATACTAAAAAATAAGGGTGTACTCATTAATGTCCTGGATGGGATGGGATTGAATAATCTCACCATAGTTGATAATGAAAATACTGCTTTACGCATCCATGCGCCGTATGGAAGAGCCTATGTAGCGAATAGTATTATTTTAAGAAATGGTACACAGGATTGCCAAATTATCACTGGTGACAAGTCTGTGTCGCAAAATAATCTACTGACAGCCTCGTGTGGTGTAGGGGATTCCGTCGCACCGAACCAATTCTGGAGTGGTACACGACTTTTTGCTGAATCCTCAGATAAAAGTGAAGGTGCTTGTCAGACCCTAGAAGAAAATAATAATGCCATACTTTGTCCATACAGCGTTCCTAAAGGACAATTTCTCGGTTATATGCGTCCACGAATTTTGTTGAACTATATCCTTGTGAATGAATCGCCGATTGTGAATAGAGGCACAGGATTGAATCTGGCAAATCCAACAGTAGCATGTGAGGCGGCAGATCAGCGCGGGATCAACCGTTTGATGGATAATCTGTTTTGTGATCGTGGTGCTGTTGAAATCACGATACCAATCTCAGGCAGTCTGGTGGGACAAGATCTGTTAAAGGGTGAAATTGCCAAGTTTTCAATTGAATCTTATCTGGGAGATAGTGATTTAATTCCAAAAGAACAGTGTAATGCCATTGTTGGTCAGAATCCGACGGGGGAGCCTTGGCAAGATGGCTGTTTGAAAGTGGTACAAACCAAAACAGCTTCCAAGGGTAAAACAATCATCGATATTCATGGCAATGTCGTTTATACCCCGGATTCTACCTGGCATGGAGCAGATATTTTCGAACTACAAGTGGTGACCTCATCGACACGGTTTAATAAAAGTAAACCTTATTTGACTATTACTACTCAAATTGTTCAGGAGCCAAAAAATGAAATGGAAGACAAAGCAGTCAAAACTTCAGGCGGCTCATGGGGTGGTGGTGGGCTACTGATTTTACTCGGATTAATAGGTTTACGCCGTGGATTAAAAGATTAA
- a CDS encoding CSLREA domain-containing protein, translating into MKNYKKGLLAAMILSAMSLMAAEDKTIYVTTFADEDGENNNACSLREAIKTAKLDKSYGGCNVGRTLRLDGSAADVIQLEAGEYKLDKELIVESALKIYGKTPLNYASRSPITLLYPTREALKSTISGQGKTRLFNSMASQSSLEIHHLILKDGYAAINTLDKGNGGTFYVAGPLSINTSEIVNSRAAAEGGAIYSVAMNTERNIVIQDSLIQKNQASSYGSVLAMDCQGNLGTTQTNVKINSSSIVKNGSDTANSIIDFCGYATVEIVNSTIAKNTASTTGHIVRMTNEVNRPLSKFSSLTALSNTIVENTAQSTLFYDNTGFRYFNFNVLAFNQGLSCEYALNQGNPTKAQRVEFSTIRNAIQTTGPSRCVLPELDEDTTSNNLDVSNNIISSLLTNYIEPAIDNRYLGLYYPRDNQTATDLVDIGVSGCIEQDQRGIDRVIGSTLTFDPSAKNTCEIGSVEIRRLTAADITDLQNKSLVELNDFYQENIDDLEEIIADKNTPENELPGLKEELKSYQDLLKYTKQYQKYRAIYINPFILAMPQETLTNDKIQIKALNSENYEVSVKTLGVGKLIGTGNSTTVEGNPNDPNLKCEWKPDLNRIMMYRTDGKQTSSVDMEFCSYTLKDQATGVSSAGLLRAAFNNIAPIAKDDEYRLSPENNLTVMVNPLENDSDDGDGPLPSGKSAFYQDKDGKEIPIHIVKLPAGVSLKAERQGACPDTYQNQTCYGGQLTFSVKNNLSQANYSMDYAIFDADEKMSEKATILLRNTVKNTNTSSSGGGAIGMWGLLGLLGLAAYRRLRK; encoded by the coding sequence ATGAAAAATTATAAAAAAGGACTGCTTGCGGCCATGATTTTATCTGCCATGAGTTTGATGGCAGCCGAAGATAAAACGATATATGTAACTACTTTTGCTGATGAAGATGGCGAGAATAATAATGCCTGTTCTTTGCGAGAAGCCATTAAAACTGCAAAACTGGATAAATCTTATGGCGGATGTAATGTAGGACGTACGCTTCGATTGGATGGTTCAGCTGCAGATGTGATTCAGCTTGAAGCAGGCGAGTACAAATTAGATAAAGAGCTGATCGTAGAGTCAGCGCTCAAAATTTATGGGAAAACTCCGCTTAACTATGCTAGTCGTAGTCCGATTACGCTGTTATATCCAACCCGGGAGGCTTTAAAAAGTACTATTTCAGGCCAGGGGAAAACCAGATTATTTAATAGTATGGCCAGCCAATCCAGTCTGGAAATTCATCATCTGATCTTAAAGGATGGCTATGCAGCAATAAATACCTTGGATAAAGGTAATGGCGGTACTTTTTATGTAGCAGGGCCTTTAAGTATTAATACCAGTGAAATAGTAAATTCCCGAGCTGCTGCAGAAGGTGGGGCGATTTATAGTGTAGCAATGAATACGGAAAGGAATATTGTTATTCAGGATTCTTTAATTCAAAAAAATCAGGCGAGTTCATATGGTAGTGTTTTGGCAATGGACTGTCAGGGAAATTTAGGTACAACTCAAACCAATGTGAAAATTAATTCCAGTAGTATTGTTAAAAATGGTTCAGACACTGCTAACAGTATTATTGATTTTTGTGGCTATGCCACAGTAGAAATTGTTAACTCTACTATTGCGAAGAATACTGCCAGTACCACAGGACATATTGTGCGTATGACGAATGAAGTTAATCGTCCGCTCAGTAAATTCTCTAGTTTAACTGCATTAAGTAATACTATTGTTGAAAATACAGCCCAATCTACTTTATTTTATGACAATACCGGTTTTAGATATTTTAATTTCAATGTTTTAGCCTTTAACCAAGGCCTGTCTTGTGAATATGCCTTAAATCAGGGGAATCCGACCAAGGCACAACGTGTTGAATTTTCTACAATTCGAAATGCAATTCAAACGACTGGGCCATCACGTTGCGTATTGCCAGAATTAGACGAAGATACTACTTCAAATAATCTTGATGTCTCTAACAATATAATCAGCAGTTTATTAACAAATTATATTGAGCCTGCTATTGATAATCGCTATTTAGGGCTATATTACCCGCGTGATAATCAGACCGCAACGGATTTGGTAGATATCGGAGTGAGTGGCTGTATTGAACAAGACCAGCGTGGTATTGATCGTGTGATTGGATCCACATTAACATTTGATCCAAGTGCAAAAAATACTTGTGAGATCGGCTCAGTTGAAATCCGACGTTTGACTGCAGCCGATATTACGGACTTGCAAAATAAGAGTTTGGTAGAACTCAATGACTTTTATCAGGAGAATATAGATGATCTCGAAGAAATCATTGCTGATAAAAATACTCCAGAAAATGAGCTTCCTGGTTTAAAGGAAGAATTGAAAAGTTATCAGGATTTGCTTAAATATACCAAGCAATATCAGAAATATCGTGCAATCTATATTAATCCTTTTATCTTGGCTATGCCTCAAGAAACTCTAACCAATGATAAGATTCAAATTAAAGCCTTAAATTCAGAAAATTATGAGGTCAGTGTAAAAACTTTAGGTGTTGGTAAGTTAATTGGTACTGGTAATTCGACCACTGTGGAAGGAAATCCCAATGATCCAAATCTTAAATGTGAGTGGAAACCTGATTTAAACCGGATCATGATGTATCGCACTGATGGTAAGCAGACCAGTTCGGTTGATATGGAGTTCTGTAGTTATACACTTAAAGACCAGGCTACAGGTGTAAGCAGTGCTGGCCTCTTAAGAGCAGCTTTTAACAACATTGCACCGATTGCAAAAGATGATGAATATCGGCTTAGTCCAGAGAATAATCTTACAGTGATGGTAAATCCGCTTGAAAATGATAGTGATGATGGGGATGGGCCTCTACCATCAGGAAAGTCGGCTTTTTATCAAGATAAAGATGGAAAAGAGATCCCGATTCATATTGTTAAGCTGCCTGCGGGAGTTTCACTGAAGGCAGAGCGACAAGGAGCCTGTCCTGATACCTACCAAAATCAGACCTGTTATGGTGGACAGCTGACATTTAGTGTAAAAAATAATTTAAGCCAGGCAAATTACAGCATGGATTATGCGATTTTTGATGCTGATGAAAAAATGTCAGAAAAAGCGACAATCTTGTTACGTAATACAGTTAAAAATACGAATACGTCCTCAAGTGGTGGTGGGGCAATTGGAATGTGGGGGCTACTAGGATTATTAGGGCTTGCAGCTTATCGACGCTTAAGAAAATAA
- a CDS encoding DUF3106 domain-containing protein — protein sequence MAAKKLVIAFCAFSFLQTSFAGFERFWLFSKDANTQVTDTWDSLSDSEQLALIKRYQSLKEIPEQQRVSLQQRMDWFTQLPNAEKQRMRETWQMMSSQERKELGARMQKASPEQRLAIREEYILKYQQVTQQPNSH from the coding sequence ATGGCAGCTAAAAAATTGGTGATTGCTTTTTGTGCGTTCAGTTTTCTGCAAACCAGCTTTGCAGGATTTGAACGTTTTTGGCTATTTTCCAAGGATGCGAATACCCAAGTAACTGATACTTGGGATAGTCTTTCTGATTCTGAACAATTGGCACTGATTAAACGTTACCAATCTCTAAAAGAAATCCCCGAACAACAACGTGTTAGCTTACAGCAGCGTATGGACTGGTTTACTCAACTCCCTAATGCGGAAAAACAAAGAATGCGTGAGACTTGGCAAATGATGAGCAGTCAGGAACGCAAAGAACTGGGCGCACGTATGCAAAAAGCGTCTCCTGAGCAACGCCTTGCCATTCGCGAAGAATACATTCTCAAATATCAGCAAGTGACTCAGCAGCCTAACTCGCATTAA
- a CDS encoding RNA polymerase sigma factor encodes MDLAPKQLQTHDVSILKSTAEARLKNFMQDVTGRALVMMESATQGHHGIAMDLVQEAFISLHKSYAEKSTEEWYPLFYTILNNKLQDWRRKESRRGQMFSFFKKVSLDDDEIEFDDVVDESTPTPLDFLDQAVTAEEIQEAIAKLPVRQQQAFMLRAWEGFDTHTTAQIMNCTEGSVKTHYHRAIQGLRASLAHLNPYLGGSSE; translated from the coding sequence ATGGATTTAGCACCAAAACAGTTGCAAACACACGATGTAAGTATTCTGAAGAGTACGGCTGAAGCACGTCTGAAGAATTTCATGCAGGATGTGACTGGGCGTGCTTTGGTGATGATGGAAAGTGCGACTCAAGGTCATCATGGTATTGCCATGGATCTGGTTCAGGAAGCTTTCATTTCCTTACACAAATCCTATGCAGAAAAAAGCACTGAAGAATGGTATCCCCTGTTTTATACCATTCTCAACAACAAGTTACAGGACTGGCGCCGTAAAGAGTCACGGCGTGGTCAAATGTTTTCATTTTTCAAAAAAGTCAGTCTTGATGACGACGAAATTGAATTTGATGATGTCGTCGATGAATCAACACCAACGCCACTGGACTTTCTCGATCAGGCAGTTACTGCTGAAGAAATCCAGGAAGCGATTGCAAAATTGCCTGTGCGTCAGCAGCAGGCATTTATGCTCAGAGCCTGGGAAGGATTTGATACGCATACCACCGCACAAATTATGAACTGCACAGAAGGCAGTGTAAAAACCCATTATCACCGTGCTATCCAAGGTTTACGCGCCTCCTTAGCACATTTAAATCCATATCTGGGAGGGTCATCCGAATGA
- a CDS encoding TrmH family RNA methyltransferase: MPTFFLDSKDNPKIKHLRGLIEQNTYRKKQGQTVLEGTHLSLAWLHENRKIDSIFTTEHALSHPDFEKILAKYTGMVFVLSESLYKDLSTLGTSLACLAVVTLPTANYALDFKADTLILENVQDPGNVGTLLRSAAAAGIEQIVCTKGSASLWSPRVLRAGMGAHFTLQTFENIALKQILEQFQIPVYVTSSHRAESLYSKDLRKPCVWILGNEGQGVSDYAMQHAEAVSIPQPGGQESLNVAIAGSICFFEMVRQRI, translated from the coding sequence ATGCCAACTTTTTTTCTTGATTCAAAAGATAATCCAAAGATTAAACACTTACGTGGTTTAATTGAACAAAATACCTATCGTAAAAAACAGGGTCAAACGGTTTTAGAAGGCACGCATCTGTCTCTCGCCTGGCTACATGAAAACCGTAAGATTGATTCTATTTTCACCACTGAACATGCACTTTCACATCCTGATTTCGAGAAAATTCTCGCAAAATACACAGGTATGGTCTTTGTTCTAAGCGAGTCTTTATACAAAGATTTAAGCACCTTAGGAACATCTTTAGCCTGTTTGGCTGTGGTGACTTTACCAACAGCAAATTATGCATTGGATTTTAAAGCAGACACTTTGATTCTGGAAAATGTACAGGATCCGGGTAATGTAGGCACCCTGCTTCGCTCGGCTGCTGCTGCCGGTATTGAACAGATTGTGTGTACCAAAGGTTCTGCATCGCTCTGGTCTCCACGCGTATTACGTGCCGGTATGGGTGCACATTTCACACTGCAAACCTTTGAAAATATCGCGCTTAAACAAATTCTTGAGCAATTTCAAATCCCTGTTTATGTAACCAGCTCACACCGTGCTGAAAGCCTATATTCAAAAGACTTACGTAAACCTTGCGTGTGGATTCTGGGCAATGAAGGCCAAGGCGTGTCTGATTATGCGATGCAACATGCTGAAGCCGTGAGCATTCCGCAACCTGGGGGTCAGGAATCACTGAATGTCGCCATTGCGGGTTCGATCTGTTTTTTTGAAATGGTACGTCAACGTATCTAA
- a CDS encoding class 1 fructose-bisphosphatase has translation MPYRTLSQFLQQQSGNLTPELAQVIETIANTCKDIDQLLQKGALAGVLGSAQHENVQGEEQKKLDVISNDYLIDALQQHPNVGGLASEELDEFTPAQENGQFLVLFDPLDGSSNIDINMCVGTIFSILPAKNAVTQAEDFMQAGVHQVAAGYVLYGPSTMLALTVGAGVVFFTYDPETQEFLLTSEAIQVAADTKEYAINASNQRHWEAPVQRYIDELLAGKTGPREKDFNMRWVACMVGDIHRILCRSGIFMYPYDLKDPAKAGRLRLMYEANPMSMLMEQAGGASTTGRVRILEIEPTDLHQRVPVIIGSKNEVDLVTSYHN, from the coding sequence ATGCCATACCGCACTTTATCCCAGTTTTTACAACAACAAAGCGGGAATCTCACACCTGAACTTGCGCAAGTTATTGAAACAATTGCAAACACTTGTAAAGATATTGATCAATTACTGCAAAAAGGTGCTTTAGCGGGTGTATTGGGAAGTGCACAGCATGAAAACGTTCAAGGCGAAGAGCAAAAGAAACTAGATGTCATTTCTAATGACTATTTGATTGATGCCTTGCAGCAACATCCAAATGTGGGTGGTTTGGCCTCAGAAGAACTAGATGAATTCACCCCTGCACAAGAAAATGGTCAATTTCTGGTATTGTTCGATCCATTAGACGGTTCAAGCAATATCGACATCAATATGTGTGTTGGTACCATTTTCTCGATTCTTCCTGCAAAAAATGCTGTGACTCAGGCAGAAGACTTTATGCAAGCCGGTGTTCATCAGGTAGCTGCAGGTTATGTGCTTTATGGCCCATCGACCATGTTGGCATTAACCGTCGGCGCAGGCGTGGTGTTCTTTACCTATGACCCTGAGACTCAAGAATTCCTGCTGACTTCTGAAGCCATTCAGGTTGCTGCAGATACTAAAGAATATGCGATTAATGCGTCGAATCAGCGTCATTGGGAAGCACCAGTACAGCGTTATATCGATGAATTGTTAGCTGGCAAGACTGGCCCTCGCGAAAAAGACTTCAATATGCGCTGGGTTGCCTGTATGGTGGGCGACATTCACCGTATTCTTTGCCGTAGCGGTATCTTCATGTATCCATACGACCTTAAAGATCCGGCTAAAGCAGGCCGTCTGCGTTTAATGTACGAAGCCAACCCAATGAGCATGCTCATGGAACAGGCTGGCGGTGCATCGACTACAGGTCGTGTGCGTATTCTTGAGATTGAACCGACAGATCTACATCAACGTGTGCCAGTGATCATTGGTTCTAAAAACGAAGTTGATCTTGTGACCAGCTACCACAACTAA
- a CDS encoding NF038105 family protein has translation MTTLKFDATPTPSEGITLDDISEDKMKEAWRDYEAKPEYKQFNKHDLIESMHPAEQDQLPK, from the coding sequence ATGACAACATTGAAGTTTGATGCGACTCCAACGCCAAGCGAAGGCATTACTTTAGATGATATCTCTGAAGACAAGATGAAAGAAGCCTGGCGGGATTATGAAGCAAAACCAGAGTACAAACAATTCAATAAACATGATCTGATCGAATCGATGCATCCGGCTGAACAAGATCAGCTTCCAAAGTAG
- the pal gene encoding peptidoglycan-associated lipoprotein Pal — MNKVKLFALPLLAAAVVMTGCASRKPAAEVQTGSLDTTGTTTVNTAGLSEDAALNAQNMAGASAKGVTAENKAFLAKRVVHFDYDSTELSNEDLNTLQAHAQFLMANANSRVALTGHTDERGTREYNMALGERRAKAVESFLVTTGVNPGQLEAVSYGKEMPINAGHDENAWKENRRVEINYEAVPPLLK, encoded by the coding sequence ATGAACAAAGTAAAATTATTTGCCTTGCCACTTTTAGCAGCAGCTGTTGTCATGACAGGTTGTGCGAGCCGTAAGCCTGCCGCTGAAGTTCAAACGGGTAGTTTAGATACAACTGGTACAACAACTGTGAATACTGCAGGCCTGAGTGAAGATGCAGCACTGAATGCACAAAACATGGCAGGCGCTTCTGCAAAAGGCGTTACTGCAGAAAATAAAGCATTCTTGGCAAAACGCGTAGTGCATTTTGACTATGACAGTACTGAACTCAGCAATGAAGATTTAAATACGCTGCAAGCCCATGCGCAGTTCCTGATGGCCAATGCCAATTCACGTGTAGCACTCACCGGCCATACCGATGAACGCGGTACCCGTGAATACAACATGGCACTTGGCGAGCGTCGTGCCAAAGCTGTAGAAAGCTTCCTGGTGACAACTGGTGTTAATCCTGGCCAACTAGAAGCAGTCAGCTATGGTAAGGAAATGCCAATCAATGCTGGCCATGACGAAAATGCCTGGAAAGAAAACCGCCGTGTAGAAATTAATTATGAAGCGGTACCACCATTGTTGAAATAA